A window of Oryza glaberrima chromosome 2, OglaRS2, whole genome shotgun sequence genomic DNA:
ACCTCGCCGTCGAGCGgagccccggcgccggcgcgccgtcgtcgttcgCGGTGCTCAGCGTGTACGACGCCACGCGCTCCCTCAGCttccgcgtcggcggcgcgccgccgctgctccgcgcgtcgctcgccgcggcgcgcgcgctcgaccgccgcgcgccgtggctGCGCGTCCCTTCCGTCCCCGACGTCTTCCGCCCCTTCGGCGCCTACCTCCTCTACGGCCTCCACATGTCCGGCCCGGCGGGCGCCGCGCTCCTCCGCACGCTCTGCCGCCACGCCCACAACGTGGCGCGCAACAACCCggcgtgcgccgtcgtcgccgccgacgtcgcgcccgacgacccggccgccgccgccgtgccgcacTGGCGACGCTTCTCATGCGACGAGGACGTCTGGTGCATCAAGAAGCTCACGTCCGTCACCGCCAACGGCAatgccgcccccgccgccggcgacgacgacgactggacgacggcgccgccgtcgtccgtccTGTTCGTGGACCCTCGGGAATTCTGAAACTCCATTCAGTTTTGGTATTCTGACGACGTTGTAAATACATCACCATACATGACATGTGTGTGAGCTGCAAGCTTTGCAAAtggatgcaaaaaaaaaaaaagaaattcattgcaaatttgcagcttggaatatagataaaaaaaaaattacaccccAATAGTGTAGTAAGTTCAATTAGCACTTGCCTCCTACTAAGTCTAAACCCTGAAGATTCCATCATCAAAATGGACCAGATTAACTGTGTAACAAGAGAAAAATAACACATGTGCAAATCACAGATTCAGACAGCCTGTGCTTGGGTCCTCTCTTGCTGTCATCAATCAGAAAATTCAAAGGGAACAATTACATCTGAAGAATTCTCtggtctgaaaaaaaaaagaactatcaTTGACTGAATGAGTAAAGTATCAGAAAGCAaaggataataaaaaatggGTGTGATTACTTATATTGTAGCAATTTTTTCATCTTGCACAAGAtcacatattatatattaaattcATACATcccaggatttttttttaaaaaaaagaaactttcaGACATCAATTTGATGGGGCCAGTTAAACTAAGTCCATAGaagaaaatatccattttaGGATCACATCGTACCAACCCCATATGGCATGAAAAGGAACTCAAATACTAATCAGTAGGCCCTGGACAAGGCCCTCATAAACCTAATCATAACTTGGATTTTCTTCAGACAATAATACCAGATACAAACAACATACaaacaaaagaacaaataaTTATGTTCATAACCTAGTGTCCTCCTATTGTTCCTCTAAAACCTGGATAAGATCATAAGAAGCAAAGTCATGACCACTGGCAGATTGATTCCTCTAGCATCGTCCACAAAGAGTGTAGCCAAGAATAgcaaagaaaaacaagagaTAGTTTGGAGGAAATGAAATAACCTGTATGAAAGATACTAGATAACAATATGATGTTTAAATGGTTAGGAATACGATATCAAACAAGCGAGGAAATGCGATGGTCTAAGGGGAACtacatgacatttttttttcaccgggaGTAAGGGAGTATTAGTAGCGACAAAAGGACATAAGGGAGTATTAGTAGAGACAAAAGGACAAGTTTAAAAGTCAACATTGAGGTGCATATAAATCATTTTCTTAGTGACATCAGAACAGAATAAAAGATATTCTGTTTGTATCAAGACAAAAGTGCAATTGTTTATGTCAGATGTCATGTAAAATTTATTCAAACTATTCAAAGAACATTCTTTGATATTTTTTGGTCTAAAGAACTAACATAAATAGGAGGCTACAAATTAAAGACACAAAAGCATATTTGTTGTTGGCTCTCATATGCAGACTGAGAATAACTTATGACTAGGTCCTGACACCATACCTAAGCCTAATGAAGACCGCAATGTGGACATGGAATACGCATAATCAGTCCAATCTGCCTGCATGAAACTATGCGCTGAATTCTAGATTTCTAAAAACTACAATTTGCCAGAGATAAAAAAAACGTCCAATCAGCTAGTGATCCACTTGAGCAAAGAAGAAAAGATCTTATTAGAAAAGTTAGACAAAAAAGAAGATGTAACAACAATACCCTTTAATTGGCCTTGCTGGTGCATGAGGAATGTACTGAAGTTAAGAAAGCAAATGACTAGGAAAAATAGTAGATTTGCTGGAAAGAATCAGGAAAATGAGAAGGTGCCAAGGTGGCACCAAGTCATCACTAAAGAAATATTATACAGTGGATGATAATGTTTAGTCCCAAGACATTGTAAATTATGCCCAAACAGATAAATAAACTATTTTCTGAAACAGTAATTTACTAGAGAAGACTACTCACAATAATGCAAAAATATATACCACTGGTACTCAAACTCACCACCAAAACAACTCCCCTCCTGTCACATCCCACTTCATCTGTCTTGACACAACGTGGAGCGATGAAATTAGATCAGTGGCAGTCAACATTAAGAAAAGAATGAAAATAGTTCAGTGGCAGTCAACATTAGGAAAAGGATAAATTATTTCATAAACCACCTACGCTGTCAAAAGCAATGCCTGTCAACTAAGTTTGGAATGCCTCATATCTAGTCCTGTCCAGTCAGCATTCAACATGTTTAAACCAAGTTGAACAGTAAACAAGAAGCACATTTGATGCTGATATTCATATCGCAGGGCATTTAACGACAATATAAGTCTCCATCAGGAGGCAGGACGATAGTCCACATGAGCTAACCTCTAATCAACTGTGTGCTTTAGCTATGAGATATGGAACGAAAGTAACTGGAGGACTTTCCAGCACAAGGAGTTGCCGGCGCTAACTCTGCTAGCCAAGATaaaggaggaagaaaaacaTGGGGGTTGGCGGGCGGAAAAAATCTCGCCGCCTGGTTGACAATATAACTGCCTATAGTTAGGGCCACAgccctggtttttttttttgtttcctgtACCTTATCCTTTTTGTACAGTTTTCGTCtcctctattcaatgaaattggcagcCTCGtcgattcgttcaaaaaaaaataaataatcaacTGTGTGCAATTTTCATTTGCATTTATATTCATCAGTTAGACCAGGGCAGGAAGGCCACCCATGGAATCACATGAGAAAACCACATGAGAGAAGTCACCTCTACGAGAGGTGAAATCTTGGAGCAGAGAGGAGGGGAAACGGACCTGGATGCTGGGCTTGGCATTGCCGGTGGCGTCGCTGCTCTCCTCTCCACCCTCCGGGctcctctccggcggcggcgtcttccGCAGCGAAGACCTGCATCCCCGGTGCGATCCAAGCttcgaccgccgccgctgccatggcCGTTGCTGGTCGGAGAAGAAGGGGGGAGACGTGGAGGCCCAGGCCCAACAAGAGTACGGCCCAATTTAAGGAGGAAGAAAAAACTTTTTGGCATTTCATTTTGCTGTCCACATCATGCAGGAGGATGGAATGGATAATTGGATATGCATCTCAAATCAGAAGCAAATTCAATTGCCTTGTACACAACTCAGATGAACAAGTTGAAATATTTATTCAAGAAAAACTTAGTTGATGTTAAGGGAAGCTTGAACAGAAATGCTACTACCAAGAAGTAGCTCAAAACTATGGTGATATAATAACAGGAGTTACAGATTGTTACAGAAACTGGAGTTGCAGCATCTTTGCTGGGAATTCACCAGGCCCTCAGTATCAGCCACCACAGTTAGGTAGGATGAACCTTTTGGGTTGCAGATCATTGCCATCAATCTATATGTCTCAGCTCCGAAAACGGAGATGAAGAAAGATCCAAGATACAGTACCGGAAATTCTACAGCAAGTCACCGCTGTTAGCTGTTCTTGATGGATTTCCTCATGCCACATTCAATAAGTCTATTTATATGTGCTTACATAATTGTGTTCATCATATTTGCAGCTGAAAATATTTTGGCGAATCAGTCAAGACGGCGGAGAAGATACTCAACTTCAACATCCTTCGTCAAAGGCATTACCCACAGATCATATAGCTTAGATAGCACTTCAGGATTAACTTTGCACTCACTGTCACCTGCATTGCCTTCTTGCTTGTCAGCATTGTCCTCCAAAGTGACATTCTGACCAAATATCCTGGCCTTCTTCTCTACTCTCCTTTTCACCTTCTCTTCAACCGCCTTGAATGTTAGCAGATTCATCAGAGCCTTGGTATCCTGTTGAAAAGAGAGggatataataaattaaagatcagcttcaaaaaataaattaaagattTAAAGGCCCAATGCTAGCAGCCTAGCAGGCAGTTCCTACCAAGAAATGGAGTGTATGCAGGAGTTAAACATCTAACACATGAAACTAAGTAGAAGCTAGATAAGAATGAAGCTAATCAGAATAAGACCAAGGAGTATTCACAATTTCTATAAATCAACCGTTTATTGCAAGATGTTTAAGAAAATTTGGTGTAGTGAGTATGAGATGTTAACTAAAAACAACCTTTGCACGGATTAGTGGACTATAATCTTGGGAAGCATCTTTGAACTTCACCTCAGCAACATATTTACCAATATGAATTCTTCTTGACAGGGCCTACAAAGAAATGATCAATACATTTCACAGATATACACTGATTGGAAACAATTTACCATTAATTTGCAATAATTTGTGCAAATTTTGCTTTCGCGTGCTGAAAGATTGAAAGAACATATCCTAGTAGCAACtagatatatgttttttttaaagaacgaCCAAATTGATGGAATATCTAAAAGAAACAATAAACACAGAACATGTACCTTCAGACATGCAAAATCTAATGCAACTGTTTCTGCATAGTTACCATCATCTCCATCCACAGTGAATAGTGGAAGCAACTCGTTGAAATACATCTTCCATATTGCATCATTCACACTGACTGATGATGCAAAACAGTGCAAAACCTAACAACAAAGCAATAAAAACTCAGAACCTCAACAATCATTAGTCATCAGTTCATTGTAACTAATATTGTAAAGCTTAGTATTTACCTTTGGGTAATCTTTGGTAGGAAATAGAGGTGAAGGGAGATCTTGGGGAAAGAATGGAACATCTTCTGGCTTTTGGTATTGTCCGGCCTATCAGATTTCACAGATGTAATTAGATTCTGTAGAGGGATGCTTGGAAATGGTAATATGCTAATATCTGACTGTCAACATAGCTATACCAATGCTGTATTTTATGTTGATTGATTTTGACAGTTTTAATAGGATGCTGGATAAGATATACAAGTTGAAAAATAGCATAACAAAATTTCCCATTTAGTAAAGTACAAGAAAAATAATAGTAAATCATTTATGTTTTCTATTATTAATAGGGGATGGTACGGTTCAAACTTTTTTTCTCCATCGTCACTATTTTTCCCTTCTGATCACTTTCACTTGTTGAATGATCCGTAAATGGAAGTGCCTTTAAAACACATGATTTACCTACACATGTAGCATAGCCATTCTTTTGTTAATATAAATCTCATCCGATACTGTGTGTCCGTTCGAGGTACTCAAAATGAATTCGTCAAGCCAACATAAGCCGCAATGCCGCATGATTACCAGAATGGACATATCAGCATCTTACCCTCCGATGCTATCTTTCAATTCATCATGGTACAGTGGAGACCAAGGTAGATAAACTACTGCCAAAAAAACAATGTGGTAACGAAATACAAGCCTAGCCTGTAAGATCTGTGTGACTGAATTTCACATACGAATTCCTCAGCCATGAGTTTACTAATCACTAAGGTGACTGAATAGAAAGATTGGCCTCAGAAATTTcaccaggcaaaaaaaaaaaatcttcctgTACAAGTTCATCATGGCTATGCTACACTACAACATGGTATAAAAAGGATCGATTTTGGTAAAGAAAACGTAAGGGGATCTAGTTGGGCAGGATACTGAATCATGAATCAATGGGGAGTCAAGACTCAAGAACAACGAGAGGTGGCGGGCTTACCTTGGCGTGCAGAACCTCGGCTTCCCGGACGAAGAACTCGGCGAGGGatcggccgccggcggcggcggcggccgcgtatGCCGGCGCGTTGCGCGGGCGCCTGGCGCGCTCGATGAGGGCGAAGACGATGGAGTCCTCCTCCCGCACCAGCGCGTCGCGCACAGCCGCCAGGCTCAGCTCCGCCTCGCCCATCGATGATCTCTCGATCCGCcctgtgatgactgatgagctCGCGAGCTAAGGgaaagctgctgctgctgctcctccacagctccactctgCTTTGCCAGTGGTGCCACTCTCCTAGGGGCCTCTTGGCTTTTTACCTATTAAGACAAAACGACTTattaaagaataaaaataaatttataggtaaaacttttatatatgtgttctcggtgatttaaaagccaatactgaaaaagaaactatgttaaaaatatctcaaaattaatgtcaaaattaagtttaaaaatttaaattttggctttttctttgtcTGAATAGGTCATCCGATGGGAGCCCTAATGTGTTGTTCACATGGcagcgattttttttatttatttgttcaaACTTTCTAATAATTATTTATCATCTCTTATTATAAAGTTGTAACCCACTAACTACTAAATATTAATATGCAAAGATGTCATATCaccatccactaacaatcattaaatttaaacatcatgcaaacatgctatattatctataattttataatttattaaatttttagaGCTTTCAAAATGCAAGcgtgttaaatcatcatcccacataattcatattatatttcaatatatatcttcattatttttataatatgctatgtacctatatagttcatcctctcttagttaatgttatttcttttttctctgattaagtcatatatcatatcaattgtttttagtgcTTAAaagattaatctatggtccaacttatctctcattttcttctctcattaatcTATATcaccttaattaattttagcctttagatgattaatatACTGTCCAAACTATCTCAACATTTTTCTACTTTTATAAAATCATAGCATCTTACTTTCACATTTGAATTATCAttctatatattatttaaacttaaattatcataaaccatgtTAACTTACATAATCTTATGTTGTTTAGCTATttgacacattatttttacttattattatccccgcagcaacgcgcggggtttcaactagtttaaaaaacaaattcccCCAAAATacttatttttaaatctgactttttttttcacactgaAGTAGTCAGCATAAAACTGACACGTGTTATTTTGCCATGTCAGGATAGTGTGGCAAAATgttcatatttttaaaaataaaatttgatatgtttatttttaatatttaaaaggTAAAATAAATtcgggaaagaaaaaaagaaggcacTTTTCTGGTCTTTGCCACTAGTACTCACCAAAGTGGCCAAAGTATATATAGTAAACCAAAAAAGCCAACCAACAAACATCTGGATGATGTTTCCTTCACTGTCAGCGCCAAGCACTGAGAATTTGAGTCTGAGACAGCACTCCAACCAACCAAATCATTCTCCGCCAAATCAAATGTGCACTTGCGGGGACCTGGGATTAGGGGGGCTTGTGGATTGCATCCATTCTCAACCTTaacaacaaaaaggaaaaattggTAATGGCAAAGTAGTAATGGGTCCATTTGGTTTGATGTCAAAAATATTGGCAAGGAACCAaactttgccattgtacttcttGGGGTCTTCCCATCCTATAGGATTTATTTGGCAAAGCTTCTCCTTTAGCTTCATCTCTCCTCTAGCTAAAACTGAACCAAACAATTTTAATTTCATCTAAAAGCGAAGTGGAACAAGCTAGAGTAAtcttaaaataaactagagaaaTAGAGTAGAGTTTGGACCACTCCACTGCTCCATTTTAGACTCCACCCctaaagttatttttaaaattttaggaCTGCCAACACTCATAATGTGAATGGAAGCAGTTCTTTTTACGTAAAGTTAAAGGGACATCCATCCCTGTTTAGGTGGGACCCACTCTCATGGGTGCACGTGTCAGAGACACGTATCCCTCTAACTTGCATCGATGAGTGTGTATATATTTACTATAATCATAGTACTTGCTCAGGAATAGATGAAAATGCCTTGAAAAGATGAACTGAGTAACTGTCTATTGGTCCCGTTAATAATTGGAATCAGGGTGCACGCATGTAGAAAGCAATGTTTCACTTGGGGCCAATAAGGAGCTAGGCCAATTTGTTAAGCAAATAACGAATTGTCGTTAAAAGATTTGGTAATTAGTTTCTCTCCGTTCCAAAACACATATATGTTATTCTAGTACTTTGCACATGTCAAAAGGTTTAGTTTGGTTTAACTCGATCGCGTTGCTATCAAATCTTTGAAGTGTCCATACTTGAATAGTTTTTTTGCATTACCAGAACTTGGTAGAGTGTGTTAGTTGGATGTATCACCAAATTGAGTTGATTCGACATTATTCCATTTGCTAAGCGCAAAAGTTTGGTATGATTGCTATCTGCTCTACTCAAATAATCCTTACCTACCTACTAATATTTCCTACTTCCCCGTCAAGAGAAAAAGCCTAACTTCTAACCataaatctggacataacctatattcatatttgtaggcagaactttttttttttgggaataggGTATATGTAGCAAACCAAATCAATCTTTTTTATTATTGAGTCACTTATCACTCTCTGATGATCAATTGcgggcaaaagaaaaaaaatgttagggAGATAACTAGGAATAAAGGTCAAAATCTAAAAGAAATATCTGCTCCGCTCCCCCTTCAAATATGTCTGAAACACGGATATAGTATAGTTGTATAGAAATCCGATGGATATGAATGCGGATGCAAATAGAATGGTATGAATAGGAATGCGAATATAGTATCTCTAAAATCCAGTGATCCAGATTATTAGATATTTCTACCGGGTTATCCGATAGGCCATATGCCGAATAATTTAAAATTGTCAACCCACGTAACCGCTAGATCTGGTTACATACAACACGAGACATCACATCATTTATCAATTAACCTAGACTCCTTAGTCTGAGGCTCTTATCGTCTCATCTCACACTTGTGTAGCTAcgtttttatattatggagacTATGTATTCATGTTATTTAACATTTAAGTATATAGTTATTACGATATATTAtccattaattaatatagtgttgCCTATTGTATTGCTAAATTAATGTTATATTGATTATATATACACGTAACATCCAACAATTATAATCTGTTTTTGAACTGGGTCTTCACCGACTCCGACATCTGAAACAAACCGCTCCACGTTTGTAGCTTGAAGTATGATAGTCTAACCATAGTGTTATGTGAAGATCATGCACTGCCTAACCATGTTGTGCTCCTCGAGTAGAAGGGACTACGCgccgttaaaaaaaatcataatgctGTAGTTATATTTTGCTATTTGACTGGTatgatgtacttcctccgtaaaaaaagagagaatctaTTTTGTACCACTGAGTTTTTTCGAGTTCAACGATTTGCCATCAATATTGTCGTTTTCTACAATATACCGTTaactttatcaattgttttaCAATACACTATTGGGCTAGGCCTTCTTCtcaaaaataccaaaaatacCCTTGTGGACATACAgtgttaacaattgatttaccTAATTTGTTAtttcaaaaaatatgaaaacttttatgtggcctccttacacaacatggaaatttgtatagaagtttcaacttttttattctattttttataaaagatataacttatttgttatatgctatataaaatacctttttattgttgtttttaatataaatcatctttcataacactacataagatatttttgtgctattatgtcttgtataagcaaattctctctcatataccccataataatattttttttctaaaaaataaatataaaaaaaacttaaaacttgTATACAAATTTCCATattgtgtaaggaggccacataaaattttcatatttttttgaaactttttatgagataaatcaattctTAATCTTATATCTCTCTATGGGTATTtcgggtatttttgaaaagaaggtctAGCCCAACAATGTATTGTGGACCAATTGATAAAGTCGtcagtatattatagaaagagacaatgCCGATGACAAATTgttgaactcgaacaaactcagtggtatagaatagattctctcttaaAAAACCTACATTAAAATCAGATGTGGCAGTACAACATTCTGAAATGTTACATTTCAATATAGGTTAGGTCTTTTTGAATGAGAAGATTATAAGCGTGTTTTAAGGATGGAGAGTATGCTAATCTAGACATAGTTTATATCTAAGTTCgtagttaaaagtttttttttttgagagtgTAGCTAGTAAGTACTAGtagcatgcaattaattaatttgttgggCATGGcccaacacacacaaaaaaaagggCTTGCTTGGTTCGGAGCCAATTTTtgtcctaccaaaattttggtagtaccAAAACGTTGGCAAATTTCGATACTACCAAATTGAGTAGGAGTAGTATTCAATTTGAACTATTGTGGGTAAAATTtgatagcaaaccaaacatgcaCTTGCTATTATTGAAGttaacaaaatttt
This region includes:
- the LOC127761415 gene encoding chorismate mutase 2, cytosolic, giving the protein MGEAELSLAAVRDALVREEDSIVFALIERARRPRNAPAYAAAAAAGGRSLAEFFVREAEVLHAKAGQYQKPEDVPFFPQDLPSPLFPTKDYPKVLHCFASSVSVNDAIWKMYFNELLPLFTVDGDDGNYAETVALDFACLKALSRRIHIGKYVAEVKFKDASQDYSPLIRAKDTKALMNLLTFKAVEEKVKRRVEKKARIFGQNVTLEDNADKQEGNAGDSECKVNPEVLSKLYDLWVMPLTKDVEVEYLLRRLD